A stretch of Balnearium lithotrophicum DNA encodes these proteins:
- a CDS encoding acyl-CoA thioesterase — protein sequence MEEKKENQQPQVIVGSMQYRVSMAEVDAYGVMYYSRFFELFERGRTELFRALGMEYRQVLQQRQILMPVVEAACRYVAPVVYDDLITLETAITNIGTRGIRFDYRVLREDVVLAVGFTQHIFIDPQGRPVSFGKEVFEFLKSKGLIKEGELTEEKSQEKEEDISSKLKKLITDRTSNKKEDN from the coding sequence ATGGAAGAAAAGAAGGAAAATCAACAACCACAGGTTATAGTGGGGAGTATGCAGTACAGAGTATCTATGGCGGAGGTTGATGCCTACGGAGTTATGTACTACTCAAGGTTTTTTGAGCTCTTTGAGAGGGGAAGAACGGAGCTCTTTAGGGCTTTAGGAATGGAGTACAGACAGGTGCTTCAACAGAGGCAAATTTTAATGCCCGTTGTTGAGGCTGCCTGTAGGTACGTTGCTCCCGTTGTTTACGACGACCTTATAACCCTTGAAACGGCAATAACGAACATTGGAACGAGGGGAATAAGGTTTGACTACAGAGTTCTCAGGGAGGACGTTGTTTTAGCTGTTGGATTTACTCAGCACATCTTTATAGACCCTCAGGGAAGGCCGGTCTCCTTTGGAAAGGAAGTTTTTGAGTTTCTCAAGTCGAAGGGCTTGATAAAAGAGGGGGAGCTAACAGAGGAAAAGTCTCAGGAGAAGGAGGAGGACATCTCATCAAAACTAAAGAAGCTGATAACCGATAGAACGTCCAACAAGAAGGAGGACAACTAA
- a CDS encoding NADH-quinone oxidoreductase subunit C: MKIEEIKLPLRDIRRAIKDFYDPEKWHFITVNGTDLGGKVKLKWFFASYEDVNRYTVFVSEAEYNDEVPTITYIVPSAWIAEWELADLLGLNVEGARKGLFLEPDSPQAPLRRG; this comes from the coding sequence ATGAAGATAGAGGAGATTAAGTTGCCTTTAAGGGATATAAGGAGGGCCATCAAAGATTTCTACGACCCTGAAAAGTGGCACTTTATAACCGTCAATGGAACAGATTTGGGTGGGAAAGTAAAACTTAAATGGTTTTTCGCGAGCTATGAAGACGTTAACAGGTATACTGTTTTTGTTTCTGAAGCTGAGTATAACGATGAAGTCCCAACTATAACTTACATAGTTCCCTCAGCCTGGATAGCAGAGTGGGAACTTGCAGACCTTTTAGGTTTAAACGTTGAAGGAGCAAGGAAGGGATTGTTTTTAGAACCAGATAGTCCTCAAGCACCTTTAAGGAGAGGTTAA
- a CDS encoding tRNA dihydrouridine synthase produces the protein MEIKREVILAPMAGYTHSAFRRLCRELGTDRVYSELINATGLIYGREERELLYFTEEERPIHLQLYGRNPEEISEAAVKVVKKYKPNAIDINFGCSVKKVLKAKAAGYLLQFPREMGRIVEETVRALKPYGTPVTAKIRLGFYEDNLEEIAEELLKAGVSAIALHPRTAKQGFSGKADWNRVKDLKRLAGNIPVIGSGDVRSWREVDEKFEETGCNGVMIGRAAVSNPWIFKEYKEKKSYTASISERVDFILKELFLMWEFFEREKACKVIKAQISQIFKGIKGKAKINNRIMRSKTCKELIENLEEVRRGNTT, from the coding sequence ATGGAAATAAAAAGAGAAGTAATTCTTGCTCCTATGGCTGGTTATACCCATTCTGCATTTAGGAGATTGTGCAGAGAGCTTGGAACAGATAGAGTCTACTCTGAGCTCATAAATGCAACTGGGCTAATCTACGGAAGGGAGGAGAGGGAGCTCCTCTACTTTACAGAAGAGGAAAGACCTATCCACCTTCAACTTTACGGCAGGAATCCTGAGGAGATTTCAGAGGCGGCAGTAAAGGTTGTGAAGAAGTACAAACCCAATGCAATAGACATAAACTTTGGCTGCTCTGTAAAAAAGGTCTTAAAGGCAAAGGCGGCAGGATATCTGCTTCAGTTTCCAAGGGAGATGGGAAGAATCGTTGAAGAAACGGTAAGAGCCCTTAAACCCTACGGTACTCCTGTAACTGCAAAAATAAGACTTGGTTTTTACGAGGATAATCTGGAAGAGATTGCTGAAGAGCTCCTAAAGGCAGGAGTATCGGCGATTGCTCTTCATCCAAGAACTGCAAAACAGGGATTTTCTGGAAAGGCAGACTGGAACAGAGTTAAGGATTTGAAGAGATTGGCCGGAAATATTCCAGTAATAGGAAGCGGCGATGTAAGAAGTTGGAGGGAGGTTGATGAGAAGTTTGAAGAAACTGGATGTAATGGAGTAATGATAGGTAGAGCAGCAGTTTCAAATCCCTGGATTTTTAAAGAGTATAAGGAAAAGAAAAGTTACACAGCAAGTATTTCAGAACGGGTTGACTTTATACTTAAGGAGCTCTTCTTAATGTGGGAGTTCTTTGAAAGAGAAAAAGCATGTAAAGTTATAAAAGCCCAGATAAGCCAAATATTTAAGGGAATAAAAGGGAAGGCGAAAATCAATAATAGAATCATGAGAAGTAAAACCTGCAAGGAGCTTATTGAGAATTTGGAAGAAGTTAGAAGAGGGAATACAACTTAA
- a CDS encoding nickel-dependent hydrogenase large subunit: MGNRITIPFGSQHIALPEPIRFVFQTRNEKIVDVDVDVGYVHRGIEKACMTKFKYMQVGYVVARVCGLCAISHTLGYVTSIEKLMGIEVPKRALYLRLIVSELDRIHSHLFAMGHTVEAAGYENLFMKTFRERELIMELLELLTGNRVQFDYAALGGVNRDLSSEVEKELKEKLILLKEKCCELRDIFENDYTLKYRWKGTGVVTPQMAKELNVVGPPARASGLKIDMRETGYLPFKEVGLRVITRTEGDIYARNLVRADEVLNSIEMVENALEGLPEGNIKVSVKGLPKGEMFVRVEAPRGELFYYIKASKKLVLDRLRIKVPTFSNIPVMKELFVGMDYSDVPATVISFDPCLSCTAR, encoded by the coding sequence ATGGGAAACAGAATAACCATACCATTTGGAAGTCAGCACATAGCTCTACCAGAACCTATAAGATTTGTTTTTCAAACAAGAAACGAAAAAATAGTAGATGTTGATGTTGATGTGGGATACGTTCACAGGGGAATAGAAAAGGCCTGTATGACCAAGTTCAAGTACATGCAGGTCGGATACGTAGTTGCAAGAGTCTGCGGACTCTGTGCTATTTCCCATACGTTAGGATACGTTACTTCTATTGAAAAACTAATGGGGATTGAGGTTCCTAAAAGGGCTCTCTACCTCAGACTAATTGTAAGCGAACTTGACAGAATACACTCTCATCTTTTTGCAATGGGACACACTGTCGAAGCTGCGGGGTATGAAAATCTCTTTATGAAAACCTTTAGAGAGAGAGAATTGATAATGGAGCTCCTTGAGCTCCTGACGGGAAATAGAGTCCAGTTTGACTATGCAGCGCTCGGCGGAGTTAACAGAGATTTAAGTTCTGAGGTTGAAAAAGAACTTAAAGAAAAGCTGATTCTCTTAAAGGAAAAATGTTGTGAATTAAGAGACATTTTTGAAAATGATTACACTCTAAAGTATAGATGGAAAGGAACGGGAGTTGTTACACCTCAAATGGCAAAGGAGCTCAACGTAGTTGGGCCTCCTGCAAGGGCTTCTGGACTGAAAATTGATATGAGGGAAACAGGATACCTTCCTTTCAAAGAGGTCGGATTACGAGTTATAACGAGAACTGAGGGAGATATCTATGCCAGAAACTTAGTTAGAGCAGATGAAGTTTTAAACTCAATTGAAATGGTTGAAAATGCTTTAGAGGGACTACCAGAAGGAAATATAAAGGTTTCTGTAAAGGGCTTACCTAAGGGTGAAATGTTTGTTAGGGTGGAAGCTCCAAGGGGAGAGCTCTTTTACTATATCAAAGCAAGTAAGAAACTGGTACTTGATAGATTAAGAATAAAGGTTCCTACATTTTCAAACATTCCAGTAATGAAGGAACTTTTTGTTGGAATGGACTACTCAGACGTTCCAGCAACAGTCATAAGCTTTGACCCCTGTTTATCATGTACTGCAAGGTAG
- a CDS encoding roadblock/LC7 domain-containing protein encodes MASKKEMLEQVLSDLSDSLGSDLLGALIATPDGQVVVSLLMKGDLNAQKLAAMAAAVVGTSDRLSKLVEAGDFQDVLVRCERENIMARRTGRRAILVTVVKKDANIGLLNIEIEDAASRIISILGS; translated from the coding sequence ATGGCAAGCAAAAAGGAGATGTTGGAGCAGGTTTTATCAGATTTGTCAGATTCTCTTGGAAGTGACCTTCTTGGAGCTCTTATTGCTACTCCTGACGGTCAGGTTGTAGTTTCCCTTTTGATGAAAGGTGACTTGAATGCCCAGAAACTTGCAGCTATGGCAGCTGCTGTTGTCGGTACGTCAGATAGACTTTCAAAACTTGTTGAGGCAGGAGACTTTCAGGATGTTCTCGTTCGCTGCGAGAGGGAAAACATTATGGCAAGAAGAACTGGAAGGAGAGCAATTTTAGTTACAGTTGTCAAGAAGGATGCAAATATAGGACTCCTTAATATAGAAATCGAGGATGCAGCAAGCAGGATTATCTCAATTTTGGGAAGTTAG
- a CDS encoding bifunctional folylpolyglutamate synthase/dihydrofolate synthase: MEFRLTLFERFFEGKEFVWRPGLDRIKGAVELSGRKEYPSIIVGGTNGKGSTSHLIVEALVRNGLKVGLFSSPHLLRFNERIKINLKEVSDEELNGVFLEIKPVVERFQLTYFESSLLLALKIFEKKRVDAAVFEVGLGGRLDATNVLKHQVAVLTNVSLDHTNYLGSTVREISEEKSEIFRGAEFGVVGTDNRDVLEVVRRKFKGELYIYGRDFWADEVSVNLDGTSFFYMGTLPVKTSLIGEFQSINASVAIRTSQIFVEKFFNRHFLIPKEFRVKLPGRFEVLNFNPPVVFDVAHNEGALSKLVKNLIELKIFGDVYYSGLRDKEQEKNLSIIGDYLRVSKGELHLLEIENERGMAIDELVRIAEGKGLRPRIVKGKIRIKEIKKPSVITGSFYLGGLIERG, translated from the coding sequence TTGGAGTTCAGATTGACTCTGTTTGAGAGATTCTTTGAAGGTAAGGAATTTGTCTGGAGACCCGGACTTGACAGAATAAAAGGGGCAGTTGAATTATCAGGGAGAAAGGAGTATCCGAGTATCATTGTAGGGGGAACAAACGGTAAGGGTTCAACCTCTCACCTGATAGTAGAAGCGCTCGTTAGAAACGGTCTTAAGGTTGGTCTCTTCTCCTCCCCTCACCTTCTCCGTTTTAACGAGAGAATAAAGATAAACTTGAAAGAAGTCTCAGATGAGGAGTTAAACGGGGTATTTTTAGAGATTAAACCCGTAGTGGAGAGATTCCAGTTGACCTACTTTGAATCCTCCCTTCTGCTTGCCCTTAAGATATTTGAAAAAAAAAGGGTAGATGCAGCTGTTTTTGAGGTTGGACTTGGAGGGAGGTTAGATGCAACGAACGTCCTGAAGCACCAGGTAGCCGTTTTAACAAACGTTTCTTTAGACCATACAAACTACTTAGGTTCAACGGTAAGGGAAATATCTGAAGAGAAATCAGAGATTTTCAGAGGTGCTGAGTTTGGAGTTGTTGGAACGGATAATAGAGACGTTTTGGAAGTTGTTAGAAGGAAATTTAAGGGGGAGCTCTACATTTACGGTAGGGATTTTTGGGCAGATGAAGTTTCAGTTAACCTTGACGGAACTTCCTTTTTCTACATGGGAACGTTACCTGTAAAAACCTCACTGATTGGAGAATTCCAATCGATAAATGCATCCGTAGCAATCAGGACTTCGCAAATTTTTGTAGAAAAGTTTTTTAATAGGCACTTCCTCATACCTAAAGAGTTTAGAGTTAAGCTTCCCGGGAGATTTGAGGTTTTGAACTTTAATCCTCCGGTTGTATTTGATGTTGCTCACAATGAGGGAGCTCTCTCAAAACTCGTAAAAAACCTGATTGAGCTGAAAATTTTCGGTGATGTTTACTACTCAGGACTAAGGGATAAGGAACAGGAGAAGAACCTCTCCATTATTGGAGATTACCTGAGAGTTTCTAAGGGGGAGCTCCACCTCCTTGAGATTGAAAACGAGAGGGGAATGGCGATTGATGAACTGGTCAGAATTGCAGAAGGGAAAGGCCTGAGGCCAAGGATAGTAAAGGGAAAAATAAGGATAAAAGAGATAAAGAAGCCGTCTGTGATAACAGGTTCCTTCTACTTAGGAGGCCTTATTGAAAGAGGTTGA
- a CDS encoding ADP-ribosylation factor-like protein, translated as MKKVIVCGPYNAGKTSFIKNVNPEEFVGTEENEIDIESLEALPTTTTVGVEINSVKIKGKEIVFIGLPGQEKFDFIWETVGSKFDGILFLVPSTATLRDASLYIDFFSQFESFKIAFKRLLVTYPEKLTSSKKETFSLLGVPIKVIDPTQQEEVKKFLEELSGEI; from the coding sequence GTGAAAAAGGTTATTGTCTGTGGTCCTTACAATGCAGGGAAAACATCGTTTATAAAAAACGTGAATCCTGAAGAATTTGTTGGGACAGAGGAAAATGAAATAGACATAGAATCGTTAGAGGCGCTCCCCACGACAACTACCGTTGGAGTCGAAATAAACAGTGTTAAGATAAAGGGAAAAGAAATAGTTTTTATCGGTCTTCCTGGGCAAGAAAAGTTTGATTTTATTTGGGAAACAGTCGGGAGCAAATTTGACGGTATTCTCTTCTTAGTACCATCAACAGCAACGCTTAGGGATGCATCTCTATATATTGACTTTTTTAGCCAGTTTGAATCCTTTAAAATTGCCTTTAAAAGGCTTTTGGTAACATACCCTGAGAAGCTTACATCCTCTAAAAAGGAGACATTTTCCCTCTTAGGAGTTCCAATTAAAGTTATTGACCCGACCCAGCAGGAAGAGGTTAAAAAATTTTTAGAAGAACTTTCAGGAGAGATTTAA
- a CDS encoding 4Fe-4S binding protein has translation MKEMFIESIKNLFKKPATVKYPEEPSPPPPNYRGLIVYKEELCIFCTRCEMVCPPGSIKFTSSSDGSKKFHYNPYLCIYCGECVRACPKQGCLTQIEDVAPPATHEEVPNWDKIEGISKS, from the coding sequence ATGAAGGAAATGTTTATAGAATCAATCAAAAACCTATTTAAGAAGCCTGCAACTGTTAAATATCCTGAAGAACCCTCTCCACCTCCTCCAAATTACAGAGGCCTTATAGTGTATAAGGAGGAACTGTGTATATTCTGTACAAGATGTGAAATGGTCTGTCCTCCTGGTTCCATAAAATTTACCTCCAGTTCAGATGGTTCAAAGAAATTCCACTATAATCCCTACCTGTGTATATACTGTGGAGAGTGTGTCAGAGCTTGTCCTAAACAGGGTTGTCTCACACAAATCGAGGATGTAGCTCCTCCAGCCACACACGAAGAGGTTCCAAATTGGGACAAAATAGAGGGAATATCTAAAAGTTAA
- a CDS encoding MBL fold metallo-hydrolase, producing MGLKIEELKGGNIDLNKPVVLYEDENHRVAWVGSSEDFIFRCNAYLISSGDKNVLLDPGGIQHFPQVKDRVSQLIDPKEVTHIVAHHQDPDVAGSTPKWLEINPEITIVTTPRTKVLLPYYGFDRNKVKWLDVSVLDDTMLELGDGSTLIFLTAPFLHFPDAFVTYDSKSKLLFSGDIFAAIQQKWELIVSNFERHKTEMMYFHVYYMASNKALKYFVDKIKPFPIEAIVPQHGSIIPKEFVKDALEFLENLKCGIDLLYEESPIQIVLSDLI from the coding sequence ATGGGACTAAAAATTGAAGAATTAAAGGGCGGAAATATTGATTTAAATAAACCAGTTGTTCTTTATGAAGATGAGAACCACAGAGTGGCTTGGGTTGGAAGTTCTGAGGATTTTATATTTAGGTGCAATGCTTACCTAATTTCATCAGGGGACAAGAACGTCCTGTTAGACCCAGGAGGAATCCAGCACTTTCCTCAGGTTAAGGATAGGGTTTCACAGCTTATAGATCCTAAAGAGGTTACCCATATTGTTGCTCATCACCAGGACCCTGACGTTGCAGGGTCTACTCCTAAGTGGTTGGAGATTAATCCGGAAATAACAATCGTAACTACTCCAAGGACTAAAGTTCTTCTTCCCTACTACGGTTTTGATAGAAACAAAGTTAAATGGTTGGACGTTAGCGTTTTGGATGATACGATGCTTGAGCTTGGAGATGGAAGTACTTTAATCTTCCTTACAGCTCCATTCCTTCACTTTCCTGATGCATTTGTTACTTACGATTCAAAATCTAAACTGCTGTTTTCTGGGGACATTTTCGCTGCAATCCAACAGAAGTGGGAGCTTATCGTTTCTAATTTTGAAAGGCACAAGACAGAAATGATGTACTTCCACGTCTACTATATGGCTTCGAATAAGGCACTAAAGTACTTCGTCGATAAAATCAAGCCCTTCCCAATTGAAGCTATAGTTCCACAGCACGGTTCTATAATACCAAAGGAGTTTGTGAAGGATGCCCTTGAATTTTTAGAAAACTTGAAGTGTGGAATTGACCTCCTCTATGAGGAGTCTCCAATTCAGATAGTTTTAAGCGATTTAATTTAG
- the truD gene encoding tRNA pseudouridine(13) synthase TruD, whose protein sequence is MKEVEFTWKREKPEDFIVREVSEFEMESSGNFFLYLLAKRNLTTREVCKKFNLSYAGMKDRFALTFQKVSAEKFLGDYYEEHLDETSWFKLKFLGRVKKKVKIGQLKGNKFAINVKNLKIKEISAFINYYDIQRTSKNWERGKEILEKLIEKPKKRLSWSQNFLIDSYLSYLWNKSLEEFLKEKFSGYYVRESGEKFFIPDELKVEKLPKFWTILGYKKKLLNSEIYYRRVLEREGWKLEEILELLKKLGIKGDYRMTYVIPRETKRIGNYLFFFLPKGAFATMLLKHAIVE, encoded by the coding sequence TTGAAAGAGGTTGAGTTCACCTGGAAAAGGGAAAAGCCGGAGGACTTTATAGTAAGGGAAGTTTCAGAATTTGAAATGGAAAGTTCTGGAAATTTTTTCCTTTATCTTTTGGCAAAGAGAAACCTTACAACAAGGGAGGTATGCAAGAAATTTAATTTGTCTTATGCCGGAATGAAGGATAGGTTTGCTCTGACTTTTCAAAAGGTTTCAGCCGAAAAATTTTTGGGTGACTACTACGAGGAGCATTTAGATGAAACCTCTTGGTTTAAATTAAAGTTTTTAGGTAGAGTGAAAAAGAAGGTAAAAATTGGTCAGTTAAAGGGAAACAAGTTTGCCATTAACGTGAAAAATCTCAAAATTAAGGAAATCTCGGCCTTTATAAACTACTACGATATCCAGAGAACTTCTAAGAATTGGGAGAGAGGGAAGGAAATTTTAGAAAAATTAATTGAAAAACCTAAGAAAAGGTTATCATGGTCTCAAAATTTCCTAATAGATTCCTACTTATCTTATCTTTGGAACAAATCCTTAGAGGAGTTTTTAAAGGAGAAATTTTCTGGTTACTACGTAAGGGAAAGCGGAGAGAAATTCTTTATACCAGACGAGTTGAAAGTGGAGAAACTTCCAAAGTTCTGGACGATTTTAGGTTATAAAAAGAAGCTCCTTAACTCAGAAATTTACTACAGGAGAGTTTTGGAAAGGGAAGGGTGGAAATTGGAGGAAATCTTGGAGCTCCTAAAGAAGCTTGGAATAAAGGGAGACTACAGAATGACGTATGTTATCCCAAGGGAAACCAAGAGGATAGGGAACTATCTATTCTTCTTCCTTCCAAAGGGAGCCTTTGCAACGATGCTTTTAAAACACGCCATTGTGGAGTAA
- a CDS encoding NADH-quinone oxidoreductase subunit B family protein, whose amino-acid sequence MNLKVFRKKSPWILHYNTGSCNGCDIEILACLAPKYDIERFGALNRGNPKQADIFLVTGPVTKRARERLIRLFMEIPEPKVVVAVGACACTGGVFRGMYNVENGVDKVIPVDVYVPGCAARPEMIIDGIVKALEILEKKNKEIEFPRKCKCSKGLEGAEYLLGKQLNRRKLVLDGLRRCNEDRGD is encoded by the coding sequence ATGAACTTAAAAGTTTTCAGGAAAAAGTCCCCATGGATACTTCACTACAACACAGGAAGCTGTAACGGTTGTGACATTGAGATTCTTGCCTGCTTAGCTCCAAAGTACGATATCGAAAGGTTTGGAGCCCTTAACAGAGGGAACCCTAAACAGGCAGACATATTTCTCGTAACTGGTCCTGTGACAAAGAGAGCAAGGGAAAGATTGATAAGGCTGTTCATGGAAATTCCTGAGCCAAAAGTTGTAGTAGCAGTTGGAGCTTGTGCCTGTACCGGAGGTGTATTCAGGGGAATGTACAACGTTGAAAACGGTGTAGATAAAGTTATTCCCGTTGATGTTTACGTTCCGGGATGTGCTGCCAGGCCTGAGATGATAATAGATGGTATTGTGAAGGCCTTAGAAATCTTAGAAAAGAAAAATAAAGAGATTGAGTTTCCACGTAAATGTAAGTGTTCAAAAGGTCTTGAAGGTGCTGAGTATCTCTTAGGAAAGCAGCTCAACAGAAGAAAGCTTGTCTTGGATGGATTGAGGAGGTGCAATGAAGATAGAGGAGATTAA
- a CDS encoding complex I subunit 1 family protein yields MTNLFSIIATLLSPIVGGFVYGIERVLRARMQNRIGPPLLQPFYDFLKLMDKRPVIIHSFHAFMGIMYLIGTWFSLYVLLAGGDILIAIFFHVLSLAFLVLGGFSVRSPYSVVGSIRKLTHMLAYEPIFVLTAAGLYLVTGTFQISEMLKSPFIPLLYLPLVFVAFILSIPAVLEKSPFDVAEAHQEIIGGSEIEYSGKFYEAVYTGKWLEYVYVFFFIFLFSGNHYWLGLLLVLLSFLLVNLIDNSTMRVNFRQMVSFHWYILIPLVATNVMLLALWRIQ; encoded by the coding sequence ATGACAAATTTATTTTCGATAATAGCTACCCTTCTTTCTCCTATTGTAGGAGGATTTGTGTACGGAATAGAAAGGGTTTTAAGGGCAAGGATGCAAAATAGAATTGGGCCTCCTCTTCTTCAGCCTTTTTACGATTTCCTCAAGCTGATGGATAAAAGACCTGTGATTATTCACTCGTTCCACGCATTCATGGGAATCATGTACTTGATAGGAACGTGGTTTTCCCTCTACGTCCTATTGGCAGGTGGCGATATACTAATAGCAATATTCTTTCACGTTCTTTCTCTTGCCTTTTTGGTTCTTGGAGGTTTTAGCGTAAGGTCTCCCTACTCCGTAGTTGGGAGTATCAGAAAGCTGACCCATATGCTTGCTTACGAACCAATATTCGTACTTACCGCTGCAGGACTGTACCTTGTAACAGGGACCTTCCAGATTTCAGAAATGTTAAAATCTCCATTCATTCCCCTTCTTTATTTACCTTTGGTCTTTGTAGCATTCATCCTTTCCATCCCAGCTGTACTTGAGAAATCCCCCTTTGATGTTGCGGAAGCCCATCAAGAAATAATAGGTGGATCCGAAATTGAGTACTCAGGAAAGTTCTACGAGGCCGTTTATACTGGAAAGTGGCTTGAGTACGTTTACGTGTTCTTCTTTATTTTCCTGTTCTCAGGAAATCACTACTGGCTTGGACTTCTTCTTGTTTTACTGTCGTTTCTTTTAGTAAACCTTATAGATAACTCAACAATGAGGGTTAATTTCAGGCAAATGGTTTCGTTTCATTGGTACATACTAATTCCTCTTGTTGCAACCAACGTAATGCTCTTAGCTCTCTGGAGGATTCAATGA
- a CDS encoding radical SAM protein, with product MAVERLKEFISPCRLCPRNCLAERSKGDVGYCRVTDKPMVSSFGPHFGEEPVLVGWGGSGTIFFTGCNLGCVFCQNYQISHLMEGDYITVEELSEIMLYLQKRGCHNINLVTPTHQVTQIFEAVEIAKTKGLNVPIVYNCGGYESVEVLREIRGLVDIYMPDIKTFSYEFSKKYLVVPDYPDVVREAVIEMFNQVGHLKVNEYGIAEKGVMIRHLVMPNWTNDSLEILNWIADNLGRETYVNIMDQYYPYYRACDFPEICRRITEEEYSVVYNYAKKLKLRLAV from the coding sequence GTGGCAGTTGAGAGGTTGAAGGAGTTTATATCTCCCTGCAGGTTGTGTCCAAGAAACTGTTTGGCAGAGAGAAGTAAGGGCGATGTTGGTTACTGCCGGGTGACGGATAAACCCATGGTCTCCTCCTTTGGCCCTCACTTTGGAGAGGAGCCTGTACTGGTTGGTTGGGGAGGTTCTGGAACGATATTCTTTACGGGGTGTAACTTAGGGTGTGTATTCTGTCAGAACTACCAGATTTCTCACCTTATGGAGGGAGATTACATTACTGTTGAAGAGCTCTCAGAGATAATGCTCTACCTTCAAAAAAGGGGATGCCACAATATTAACCTTGTAACCCCTACTCATCAGGTGACTCAAATCTTTGAAGCTGTTGAAATAGCAAAGACAAAGGGACTAAATGTTCCAATAGTCTACAACTGTGGAGGTTACGAAAGCGTTGAAGTCCTTAGGGAAATTAGAGGATTGGTTGATATCTACATGCCCGATATTAAAACCTTCAGCTATGAGTTTTCAAAAAAGTACTTAGTAGTCCCTGACTATCCAGACGTTGTAAGGGAAGCGGTAATCGAAATGTTTAATCAAGTGGGTCACCTTAAAGTAAACGAGTATGGAATAGCAGAGAAAGGAGTAATGATAAGGCACCTTGTAATGCCAAACTGGACTAATGACAGTTTAGAGATTTTGAACTGGATTGCCGATAACTTAGGAAGGGAAACTTACGTCAACATTATGGACCAGTACTACCCCTACTACAGAGCGTGCGATTTTCCTGAGATATGTAGAAGAATAACAGAAGAAGAATACAGTGTTGTTTATAATTATGCGAAGAAACTAAAACTTAGACTTGCTGTTTAG